In one window of Pseudomonas benzenivorans DNA:
- a CDS encoding NfeD family protein: MKLAAKLALLRPVLLALLVLWPVGLLGAPATVVTLRVEGAIGPASADYVVRGLSRAVGDGAQLVVLSIDTPGGLDTSMRDIIKAILASPIPVASFVAPSGARAASAGTYILYASHVAAMAPGTNLGAATPVQIGGMPGAPPKQPEAPDTGEGDGQNDQAADKGGKDEKAAAPGDALSKKQINDAAAYIRGLAQLRGRNAEWAEQAVREAVSLAAEEALKLKVIDYVALDLADLLRQLHGKTFTAAGVEVALDTEGAVLISHEPDWRTRLLAVITNPSVALLLMMIGVYGLFFEFSNPGTGIGGVLGGICLILALYSLQLLPVNYAGVALILLGIAFIAAEAFMPSFGVLGIGGIVAFCFGALILIDTDVPGFGIPLALILTLALTSGVVIFAILSMALRARRRALVGGDSELLGSLVRISAVAPDDPQGGWVQLQGEQWQVVSQAPLRPGQQVRVLARKGLLLDVAAAEEVSEGD; the protein is encoded by the coding sequence GTGAAGCTTGCCGCGAAGCTTGCGTTACTGCGTCCCGTGCTGCTGGCGCTGCTCGTGCTGTGGCCGGTCGGGCTGCTGGGCGCCCCGGCGACCGTGGTGACGCTGCGGGTCGAGGGCGCGATCGGCCCGGCCAGCGCCGACTACGTGGTGCGCGGCCTGAGCCGGGCGGTGGGGGACGGCGCGCAGCTGGTGGTGCTGAGCATCGACACCCCGGGCGGCCTGGATACCTCCATGCGCGACATCATCAAGGCCATCCTCGCCAGCCCCATCCCGGTGGCCAGCTTCGTCGCCCCGAGCGGCGCCCGGGCGGCCAGTGCCGGTACCTATATCCTCTATGCCAGCCATGTCGCGGCGATGGCGCCGGGCACCAACCTAGGCGCGGCGACGCCGGTGCAGATCGGCGGCATGCCCGGCGCGCCGCCCAAGCAGCCCGAGGCGCCCGACACGGGCGAGGGAGACGGACAAAACGACCAGGCCGCCGACAAGGGCGGCAAGGACGAGAAGGCCGCCGCGCCGGGCGATGCCCTGAGCAAGAAGCAGATCAATGATGCCGCCGCCTATATCCGTGGCCTGGCACAGCTGCGCGGGCGCAATGCCGAGTGGGCCGAGCAGGCCGTGCGCGAGGCGGTCAGCCTGGCTGCCGAGGAAGCGCTGAAGCTCAAGGTGATCGACTATGTCGCCCTCGACCTGGCCGATCTGCTCAGGCAGCTGCACGGCAAGACCTTCACGGCCGCCGGGGTCGAGGTCGCCCTGGACACCGAGGGCGCGGTGCTGATCAGCCACGAGCCGGACTGGCGCACGCGCTTGCTGGCGGTGATCACCAACCCCAGCGTGGCGCTGCTGCTGATGATGATCGGCGTGTACGGCCTGTTCTTCGAGTTTTCCAACCCGGGCACCGGGATCGGCGGCGTGCTCGGCGGCATCTGCCTGATTCTCGCCCTGTATTCCTTGCAATTGCTGCCGGTGAACTACGCTGGAGTGGCCCTGATCCTGCTCGGCATCGCCTTTATCGCAGCCGAGGCCTTCATGCCCAGCTTCGGCGTGCTGGGCATCGGCGGGATCGTGGCGTTCTGCTTCGGCGCGCTGATCCTGATCGACACCGATGTACCGGGGTTCGGCATTCCGCTGGCGCTGATCCTGACCCTGGCGCTGACCAGCGGCGTGGTGATCTTCGCCATCCTCAGCATGGCGCTACGCGCCCGACGGCGGGCCCTGGTCGGCGGCGACAGCGAACTGCTCGGCAGCCTCGTGCGGATCAGTGCGGTGGCGCCGGACGACCCGCAGGGCGGCTGGGTGCAGCTGCAGGGCGAGCAGTGGCAGGTGGTCAGCCAGGCGCCGTTGCGCCCTGGCCAGCAGGTGCGGGTGCTGGCGCGCAAGGGCCTGCTGCTGGATGTTGCCGCAGCCGAAGAGGTGTCTGAAGGAGACTAG
- a CDS encoding slipin family protein gives MGFELSFSALAVLLLALLISAFRILREYERGVVFQLGRFWRVKGPGLIIIIPGIQQMVRVDLRTIVLDVPTQDVISRDNVSVKVNAVVYFRVLDAQKAIIQVEDFLKATSQLAQTTLRAVLGKHELDEMLAERERLNVDIQHVLDAQTDAWGIKVANVEIKHVDLDESMIRAIAKQAEAERERRAKVIHAEGELQASEKLMQAAEMLGRQSGAMQLRYMQTLSNIAGDKNSTIVFPLPVELLQGIKIPKS, from the coding sequence ATGGGTTTCGAATTGAGCTTTTCCGCCCTGGCGGTGCTGCTGCTGGCGCTGCTGATCTCGGCGTTCCGCATCCTGCGCGAGTACGAGCGCGGCGTGGTGTTCCAGCTTGGGCGCTTCTGGCGGGTCAAGGGGCCCGGGTTGATCATCATCATCCCGGGCATCCAGCAGATGGTGCGCGTGGACCTGCGCACCATAGTCCTGGACGTGCCGACCCAGGACGTGATCTCCCGCGACAATGTCTCGGTCAAGGTCAATGCGGTGGTGTACTTCCGCGTGCTCGACGCGCAGAAGGCGATCATCCAGGTCGAGGACTTCCTCAAGGCCACCAGCCAGCTGGCCCAGACCACCCTGCGGGCGGTGCTCGGCAAGCACGAGCTGGACGAGATGCTCGCCGAGCGCGAGCGGCTCAACGTCGATATCCAGCATGTGCTCGATGCGCAGACCGACGCCTGGGGCATCAAGGTGGCCAACGTCGAGATCAAGCACGTCGACCTCGACGAGTCGATGATCCGCGCCATCGCCAAGCAGGCCGAGGCCGAGCGCGAGCGGCGGGCCAAGGTGATCCACGCCGAGGGCGAATTGCAGGCATCGGAGAAGCTGATGCAGGCCGCCGAGATGCTCGGCCGCCAGTCCGGCGCCATGCAGCTGCGCTACATGCAGACGCTGAGCAACATCGCCGGGGACAAGAACTCGACCATCGTCTTCCCGCTGCCGGTCGAGCTGCTGCAGGGCATCAAGATACCCAAGTCATAG
- the ald gene encoding alanine dehydrogenase yields MRIGVPKEIKNHEYRVGLTPQSVAELTALGHELLIETQAGSAIGFSDADYQAAGAQIAADAAQVFNQAQMIVKVKEPLAVERARLRPHHTLFTYLHLAPDRPQTDELMAGGATCIAYETVTDAAGRLPLLAPMSEVAGRMSIQAGANCLEKARGGRGVLLGGVPGVAPGKVVILGGGVVGSHALAMAVGLGADVTVLDKSVDALRRLDSQYGNRITTLYSTRAALREQVLAADLVIGGVLIPGAAAPKLISAEMIRQMQPGSVLVDVAIDQGGCAETSRATTHAEPTYVVDEVVHYCVANMPGAVARTSTLALNNATLPFVIALAEKGTRRALEEDPHLCNGLNVAKGLITCGSVAEAHGLPYHSATSVLEHL; encoded by the coding sequence ATGCGTATTGGCGTTCCCAAGGAAATCAAGAACCACGAGTATCGCGTCGGTCTGACCCCGCAGTCGGTGGCCGAGCTGACCGCCCTGGGGCATGAGCTGCTGATCGAGACCCAGGCGGGCAGTGCCATCGGCTTCAGCGATGCCGACTATCAGGCCGCCGGCGCGCAGATCGCCGCGGATGCCGCCCAGGTGTTCAACCAGGCGCAGATGATCGTCAAGGTCAAGGAGCCGCTGGCGGTGGAGCGTGCCCGCCTGCGCCCCCATCACACCCTGTTCACCTACCTGCACCTGGCCCCGGATCGGCCGCAGACCGACGAGCTGATGGCCGGCGGCGCCACCTGCATCGCCTACGAGACAGTCACCGATGCGGCTGGCCGCCTGCCGCTGCTGGCGCCTATGTCCGAGGTGGCCGGGCGCATGTCGATCCAGGCCGGCGCCAACTGCCTGGAGAAGGCTCGCGGCGGGCGTGGCGTGCTGCTCGGCGGGGTGCCGGGCGTGGCGCCGGGCAAGGTGGTGATACTCGGCGGCGGGGTGGTCGGTAGCCATGCCCTGGCCATGGCCGTGGGGCTGGGCGCGGACGTCACCGTGCTGGACAAGAGCGTCGACGCCCTGCGCCGCCTGGACAGTCAATACGGCAACCGCATCACCACCCTCTACTCGACCCGCGCGGCGCTGCGTGAGCAGGTGCTGGCGGCCGACCTGGTGATAGGCGGCGTGCTGATCCCCGGGGCGGCGGCGCCCAAGCTGATCAGCGCCGAGATGATCCGGCAGATGCAGCCGGGTTCGGTGCTGGTGGACGTGGCCATCGACCAGGGGGGCTGCGCCGAGACGTCCAGGGCCACCACCCATGCCGAGCCGACCTATGTGGTCGATGAGGTGGTGCATTACTGCGTGGCCAACATGCCTGGCGCGGTGGCGCGCACCTCGACCCTGGCGCTGAACAACGCGACCCTGCCGTTCGTCATCGCCCTCGCCGAGAAGGGCACGCGTCGGGCCCTGGAAGAGGACCCGCACCTGTGCAACGGCCTCAACGTGGCCAAGGGCCTGATCACCTGCGGCAGCGTGGCCGAGGCCCATGGCCTGCCTTATCATTCGGCGACCAGCGTGCTGGAGCACCTGTAG
- a CDS encoding HDOD domain-containing protein, producing MQAADSDYSIYRQLVSQLMSDEEQLPSLPTLTLEIRRALAMPEEVNIPRLAGLIGQDPALSALLVKYASSPLLRTRVTPKTLEDVLRVLGMQQVDRVVMMHSIKSLFTLHSAGHKQLFLAAWHRLTLQGSICAFLARQVGRIPADHVVLASLLSEVGDLAVLSAFKDGHLPPSPTRYAELCRAYGRSLGVILLKKWAVDEEYVQIVREVDNWSLQRVRQLELLDLVNLGRYHVLAGDAERPPLASLAAYAKLIAPYNELALDGRLCLVEQHWDDIQTLAATLR from the coding sequence ATGCAAGCGGCAGACTCGGACTATTCGATTTACCGGCAGCTGGTCTCCCAGCTGATGAGCGACGAGGAGCAGCTGCCGAGCCTGCCGACGCTGACGCTGGAGATCCGCCGCGCTTTGGCCATGCCGGAGGAGGTGAACATCCCCCGCCTGGCCGGCCTGATCGGCCAGGACCCGGCGCTCAGTGCCCTGCTGGTCAAATACGCCTCCAGCCCGTTGCTGCGCACCCGGGTCACGCCCAAGACGCTGGAGGACGTGCTGCGGGTGCTGGGCATGCAGCAGGTGGACCGGGTGGTGATGATGCACAGCATCAAGAGCCTGTTCACCCTGCACAGTGCCGGGCACAAGCAACTGTTCCTGGCGGCCTGGCACCGCCTGACCCTGCAAGGCAGCATCTGCGCCTTCCTGGCGCGTCAGGTCGGGCGCATCCCCGCCGACCATGTGGTGCTGGCCAGCCTGCTCAGCGAGGTGGGGGACTTGGCGGTGCTCTCGGCCTTCAAGGATGGCCATCTGCCGCCCAGTCCGACGCGCTACGCGGAGCTATGCCGCGCCTATGGCCGCTCGCTGGGGGTGATTCTGTTGAAGAAGTGGGCGGTGGACGAGGAATACGTGCAGATCGTGCGCGAGGTGGACAACTGGAGCCTGCAGCGGGTGCGGCAACTGGAGCTGCTCGATCTGGTCAACCTCGGCCGCTACCACGTCCTCGCCGGCGATGCCGAGCGGCCCCCGCTGGCGAGCCTGGCGGCCTATGCCAAGCTCATTGCCCCCTACAACGAACTGGCGCTCGACGGTCGCCTGTGCCTGGTCGAGCAGCACTGGGACGACATTCAGACGCTGGCCGCGACCCTGCGCTAG
- a CDS encoding DUF2789 domain-containing protein, protein METPIHSLPALFKQLGLPADQAGIERFVRTHSPLAPTCKLADAPFWSPAQASFLREEILEDADWAEVVDQLNLMLRG, encoded by the coding sequence ATGGAAACCCCCATCCACAGTCTCCCGGCCCTGTTCAAACAGCTCGGCCTGCCCGCCGACCAGGCCGGCATCGAGCGCTTCGTCCGCACCCATTCGCCCCTGGCGCCGACCTGCAAGCTGGCCGACGCGCCGTTCTGGAGCCCGGCCCAGGCGAGCTTCCTGCGCGAGGAAATCCTCGAGGACGCCGACTGGGCCGAGGTGGTCGACCAGCTCAACCTGATGCTGCGCGGCTAG
- the yccS gene encoding YccS family putative transporter, whose amino-acid sequence MSSTALRHSLRRLWALDKFGYSLRVFIALAGSLALCWAQGWMHALIPLFLGVVASALAETDDSWQGRLTALLVTLGCFSAAAYAVELLFPYPWLFVSALALSSFALTMLGALGERFATLGWATLILAIYSMIGVEQRGGSAGLGPEPLLLVAGAAWYGLLSVIWNALFAHQPVQHSLARLFRELGRYLKLKAALFEPLRQLDVEQRRLALARQNGQVVAALNAAKEIILHRVGHDRANPKVGRYLKLYFLAQDIHERASSSHYPYNELAEAFFHSDVLFRCQRLLRLHGEACQRLAEAIELRQPFEYRELCSEALEDLHASLDHLHLQSNPAWRHLLRSLQALAGNLATLDRLLGSASNPDALADEQDSSLLDREPQSFKDVVERLRLQLTPTSLLFRHALRLAIALAAGYGLLHWVHPAQGYWILLTTVFVCQPNYGATRRKLVQRIAGTVLGLVLGWALFDLFPSTLMQAFFAVAAGVAFFATRSSRYTLATAAITLMVLFCFNQVGDGYGLIVPRLVDTLLGSLIAGLAVFLILPDWQGRRLERMLANTLSCNSSYLRQIIRQYASGKRDDLAYRLARRNAHNADAALSSTLGNMLMEPGHFRKQADIGFRFLVLSHTLLSYLSGLGAHRGEGLLGADQAQLLADAERIAGSLDEIAGQLGERHPVAIHSDAEEQLALALEQVPEELDEQQRLVQTQLALICRQLGPLRTLAAHLLRGQDRAAARPDTPGLS is encoded by the coding sequence ATGTCGTCCACCGCTCTGCGCCACTCCCTGCGCCGCCTCTGGGCGCTGGACAAATTCGGCTACAGCCTGCGGGTGTTCATCGCCCTCGCCGGCAGCCTGGCGCTGTGCTGGGCGCAGGGCTGGATGCACGCGCTGATCCCGCTGTTCCTCGGGGTCGTCGCCAGCGCCCTGGCCGAGACCGACGACAGCTGGCAGGGCCGCCTCACCGCGCTGCTGGTGACCCTCGGCTGCTTCAGCGCGGCGGCCTATGCGGTCGAGCTGCTGTTCCCCTACCCCTGGCTGTTCGTCAGCGCCCTGGCCCTGTCGAGCTTCGCCCTGACCATGCTCGGCGCCCTCGGCGAGCGCTTCGCCACCCTGGGCTGGGCGACCCTGATCCTGGCGATCTACAGCATGATCGGCGTGGAGCAGCGCGGCGGCAGCGCCGGCCTCGGCCCCGAGCCGCTGCTGCTGGTGGCCGGCGCCGCCTGGTACGGCCTGCTCTCGGTGATCTGGAACGCCCTGTTCGCCCATCAGCCGGTGCAGCACAGCCTGGCCCGGCTGTTTCGCGAACTGGGCCGTTACCTCAAGCTCAAGGCCGCGCTGTTCGAGCCGCTGCGCCAGCTCGACGTGGAGCAGCGGCGCCTGGCCCTGGCCCGGCAGAACGGCCAGGTGGTGGCGGCGCTGAACGCCGCCAAGGAGATCATCCTGCACCGGGTCGGCCACGACCGGGCCAATCCCAAGGTCGGTCGTTACCTGAAGCTGTACTTCCTCGCCCAGGACATCCACGAGCGCGCCAGCTCTTCGCACTACCCCTACAACGAGCTGGCCGAGGCGTTCTTCCACAGCGACGTGCTGTTCCGCTGCCAGCGCCTGCTGCGCCTGCACGGCGAGGCCTGCCAGCGCCTGGCCGAGGCCATCGAGCTGCGCCAGCCCTTCGAATACCGCGAGCTGTGCAGCGAGGCCCTGGAGGACCTGCACGCCTCCCTCGACCATCTGCACCTGCAGAGCAACCCGGCCTGGCGCCACCTGCTGCGCTCGCTGCAGGCCCTGGCCGGCAACCTCGCCACCCTCGACCGGCTGCTCGGCAGCGCCAGCAACCCGGACGCCCTGGCCGATGAGCAGGACAGCAGCCTGCTGGACCGCGAACCCCAGTCGTTCAAGGACGTGGTCGAACGCCTGCGCCTGCAGCTCACGCCTACCTCGCTGCTGTTCCGCCACGCCCTGCGCCTGGCCATCGCCCTGGCCGCCGGCTACGGCCTGCTGCACTGGGTCCACCCGGCCCAGGGCTACTGGATATTGCTGACCACGGTGTTCGTCTGCCAGCCCAACTACGGTGCCACCCGGCGCAAACTGGTGCAGCGTATCGCCGGCACGGTGCTCGGCCTGGTGCTCGGCTGGGCGCTGTTCGACCTGTTCCCCAGCACCCTGATGCAGGCCTTCTTCGCCGTGGCCGCCGGGGTGGCCTTCTTCGCCACGCGCAGCAGCCGCTACACCCTGGCCACGGCGGCGATCACCCTGATGGTACTGTTCTGCTTCAATCAGGTCGGCGACGGCTACGGGCTGATCGTGCCGCGCCTGGTCGATACCCTGCTCGGCAGCCTGATCGCCGGGCTCGCGGTGTTCCTGATCCTGCCGGACTGGCAAGGCCGGCGCCTCGAACGCATGCTCGCCAACACCCTCAGCTGCAACAGCAGCTACCTGCGCCAGATCATCCGCCAGTACGCCAGCGGCAAGCGCGACGACCTGGCGTACCGCCTGGCCCGACGCAACGCGCACAATGCCGACGCGGCGCTGTCCTCCACCCTCGGCAACATGCTGATGGAGCCGGGGCACTTCCGTAAGCAGGCCGATATCGGCTTTCGCTTCCTGGTCCTCTCGCACACCCTGCTCAGTTACCTCTCCGGCCTCGGCGCCCACCGCGGCGAGGGGCTGCTGGGCGCCGACCAGGCCCAGCTGCTGGCCGATGCCGAGCGTATCGCCGGCAGCCTCGACGAGATCGCCGGCCAGCTCGGCGAACGGCATCCGGTGGCGATTCACAGCGACGCCGAGGAGCAGCTGGCCCTGGCACTGGAGCAGGTGCCCGAGGAGCTCGACGAGCAACAGCGCCTGGTGCAGACCCAACTGGCGCTGATCTGCCGCCAACTGGGGCCCCTGCGCACCCTGGCGGCCCATCTGCTCAGGGGCCAGGATCGCGCCGCTGCCAGGCCGGACACCCCTGGCCTCTCGTGA
- a CDS encoding M28 family metallopeptidase, which yields MNKTVTHWRFLGGALALALSTGLQAAPPSPSDLLNEFWSPARPTSAGCNSLLLNNSPLGLPRCMQASKTLYHLQMLQDIAAANGGTRAAGLPGYQASVDYVKQTLEQAGYQVTLQPFPFTAFYPQGPGELAIVAPTPTSYEWEKDFTYLSQTEAGNLTASVAPVDLALGPDNASTSGCEAEDFAGFPAGAIALIQRGACSFEQKAENAAAAGAVGAIIFNQGNSEDRKGLLNATLGDGYAGGIPVLFATYDLGAAWATTAGLQLRLLVDVVREKTETFNIIAETRRGNPDNVVMVGAHLDSVFEGGGIQDNGSGSAAVLEMALQMRKARPRNKVRFAWWGAEESGLVGSTHYVKTLSAEEKAKVKVYLNFDMIASPNFAYFIYDGDGSDFGLEGPPGSAAVEKLFETYYRLRALPSEGDEISFRSDYAQFFLDGIAFGGLFTGAEVLKSEEQAAKYGGDAGVAFDPCYHQACDNVLNIDRQALEINGDAAAFATSWLSLSTQIIDDEIAAAQQKPSSRAFSAQKSAAYDITHWGKHWVK from the coding sequence ATGAACAAAACAGTTACCCACTGGCGTTTTCTCGGCGGGGCGCTTGCCCTCGCGCTTTCCACCGGCCTGCAGGCCGCCCCGCCGTCGCCCAGCGACCTGCTCAACGAATTCTGGAGCCCGGCCCGACCGACCTCGGCCGGCTGCAACTCGTTGCTGCTGAACAACAGCCCCCTGGGCCTGCCCCGCTGCATGCAGGCCAGCAAGACCCTGTATCACCTGCAGATGCTGCAGGACATCGCCGCGGCCAACGGCGGCACCCGCGCCGCGGGCCTGCCGGGCTACCAGGCCTCGGTGGACTACGTGAAACAGACCCTGGAGCAGGCCGGTTACCAGGTCACCTTGCAGCCCTTCCCCTTCACCGCGTTCTACCCCCAGGGCCCGGGCGAGCTGGCCATAGTGGCGCCCACGCCGACCAGTTATGAGTGGGAGAAGGACTTCACCTACCTGTCGCAGACCGAAGCCGGCAACCTCACCGCCAGCGTCGCCCCGGTAGACCTGGCCCTGGGCCCGGACAACGCCTCCACCAGTGGCTGCGAGGCCGAGGACTTCGCCGGCTTCCCCGCCGGCGCCATCGCCCTGATTCAGCGCGGCGCCTGCAGCTTCGAGCAGAAGGCGGAGAACGCCGCGGCGGCCGGTGCCGTCGGTGCGATCATCTTCAACCAGGGCAACAGCGAGGACCGCAAGGGCCTGCTCAACGCGACCCTGGGCGATGGTTACGCAGGCGGCATTCCGGTGCTGTTCGCCACCTATGACCTGGGGGCGGCCTGGGCGACCACCGCCGGCCTGCAACTGCGCCTGCTGGTCGACGTGGTGCGCGAGAAGACCGAGACCTTCAACATCATCGCCGAGACCCGTCGGGGCAACCCGGACAACGTGGTGATGGTCGGCGCCCACCTCGACTCGGTGTTCGAAGGCGGCGGCATCCAGGACAACGGCTCGGGCAGTGCCGCCGTGCTGGAAATGGCCCTGCAGATGCGCAAGGCCCGGCCGCGCAACAAGGTACGCTTCGCCTGGTGGGGCGCCGAAGAGTCCGGCCTGGTCGGCTCGACCCACTACGTGAAGACCCTCAGCGCCGAAGAGAAGGCCAAGGTCAAGGTCTACCTGAACTTCGACATGATCGCCTCGCCGAACTTCGCCTACTTCATCTACGACGGCGACGGCTCGGACTTCGGCCTCGAAGGCCCGCCCGGCTCGGCGGCGGTGGAGAAGCTGTTCGAGACTTACTACCGCCTGCGCGCCCTGCCGTCGGAAGGCGACGAGATCAGCTTCCGCTCCGACTATGCGCAGTTCTTCCTCGACGGCATCGCCTTCGGCGGCCTGTTCACCGGCGCCGAAGTGCTGAAGAGCGAGGAACAGGCGGCGAAGTACGGCGGCGACGCCGGGGTCGCCTTCGACCCCTGCTACCACCAGGCCTGCGACAACGTCCTCAACATCGACCGGCAGGCACTGGAGATCAACGGCGATGCCGCCGCCTTCGCCACCAGTTGGCTGTCGCTGTCGACCCAGATCATCGACGACGAAATCGCTGCAGCCCAGCAGAAGCCGAGCAGCCGCGCCTTCAGCGCCCAGAAGTCCGCGGCCTACGACATCACCCACTGGGGCAAGCACTGGGTCAAGTAA
- a CDS encoding M48 family metallopeptidase, with translation MTPLKYLQGYPAHLLDQVHRLIAERRLGDYLGRRYGGRHEVQSDKALYAYAMALKQEHLRKAPPLDKVLYDNRLDLTHRALGLHTAVSRVQGGKLKAKKEIRVASLFKEAAPEFLQMIVVHELAHLRESEHNKAFYQLCEHMLPGYRQLEFDLRLYLTWRELSPA, from the coding sequence ATGACGCCACTGAAATATCTCCAGGGTTATCCCGCCCATCTGCTCGACCAAGTGCACCGGCTGATCGCCGAGCGGCGCCTGGGCGACTACCTGGGCCGGCGTTATGGCGGCCGGCATGAGGTGCAGAGCGATAAGGCGCTGTATGCCTACGCCATGGCCCTCAAGCAGGAACATCTGCGCAAGGCGCCGCCGTTGGACAAGGTGCTGTACGACAATCGCCTGGACCTGACCCACCGTGCCCTGGGCCTGCACACCGCGGTCTCGCGGGTGCAGGGCGGCAAGCTCAAGGCGAAGAAGGAGATCCGCGTCGCTTCGTTGTTCAAGGAAGCGGCTCCGGAGTTTCTGCAGATGATCGTGGTGCACGAGCTGGCGCACCTGAGGGAGAGCGAGCACAACAAGGCCTTCTACCAGTTATGCGAGCACATGCTGCCCGGGTACCGGCAGCTGGAGTTCGACCTGCGTCTGTACCTGACCTGGCGCGAGCTGTCCCCGGCTTAG
- a CDS encoding GreA/GreB family elongation factor, which yields MNKAQLQQLLLERLQADLASAERAALSAHEAATHEENIAENKYDTLGLEAAYLAAGQARRVEEIRQALSAWQRLTPRPYEAGQGIGLGTLVWLADAHDRVQCLLLGPDSAGLKLQWQDQEVLVISPRAPLGQRLLGSDVGDEVEIRVAGGLQHFEVLRAL from the coding sequence TTGAACAAAGCCCAGCTGCAGCAGCTGCTCCTCGAGCGCCTCCAGGCCGACCTGGCCTCGGCCGAACGGGCGGCGCTGAGCGCCCACGAGGCGGCCACCCACGAAGAGAACATCGCCGAGAACAAGTACGACACCCTCGGCCTGGAAGCCGCCTACCTGGCGGCCGGGCAGGCACGGCGGGTGGAGGAAATTCGCCAGGCCCTGAGCGCCTGGCAACGGCTTACGCCGCGCCCCTACGAGGCGGGACAGGGCATCGGGCTCGGCACCCTGGTGTGGCTGGCCGATGCCCACGACAGGGTGCAATGCCTGCTGCTCGGCCCGGACAGCGCCGGCCTGAAGCTGCAGTGGCAGGACCAGGAGGTGCTGGTGATCAGCCCGCGGGCGCCCCTGGGCCAGCGCCTGCTCGGCAGCGACGTGGGCGACGAGGTGGAGATCCGGGTGGCCGGCGGACTGCAGCACTTCGAGGTGCTGCGGGCCCTCTGA
- a CDS encoding protocatechuate 3,4-dioxygenase: MTDSRISRRRLLVGLGAGAWLLSAPGAFAERLLTPAQTLGPFYPDQLPLDRDNDLVLVDDQLTPASGTVVHLHGRIVDANGRPLADALVEIWQVDARGIYLHSRGGDRARRDANFQGYGRFVTGRDGRYRFRTIRPVPYPGRTPHIHFAVTLPGQPRFATQCYIRGERLNARDAILNAIRDPKARELLIVPFVPVAGAVAREQVARFDIVLGLTPTS, translated from the coding sequence ATGACCGATTCGCGTATCAGCCGCCGTCGGCTGCTGGTCGGGCTGGGGGCCGGCGCCTGGCTGCTGAGTGCCCCGGGGGCCTTCGCCGAGCGCCTGCTGACCCCGGCGCAGACCCTCGGGCCCTTCTACCCCGACCAGTTGCCGCTGGATCGGGACAATGACCTGGTGCTGGTCGACGACCAGCTGACCCCGGCCAGCGGCACGGTGGTGCACCTGCACGGGCGCATCGTCGATGCCAACGGCCGGCCTCTGGCCGATGCCCTGGTGGAGATCTGGCAGGTCGACGCCCGGGGCATCTACCTGCACAGCCGCGGCGGCGATCGCGCGCGGCGCGATGCCAACTTTCAGGGCTACGGGCGCTTTGTCACCGGCCGCGACGGCCGCTACCGCTTCCGCACCATCCGCCCGGTGCCCTACCCTGGGCGCACCCCGCATATCCACTTCGCCGTGACCCTGCCCGGGCAGCCGCGTTTCGCCACCCAGTGCTACATCCGCGGCGAGCGCCTGAACGCCCGCGACGCCATCCTCAATGCCATCCGCGATCCCAAGGCACGGGAGCTGCTGATCGTGCCCTTCGTGCCGGTGGCCGGCGCGGTGGCGCGCGAGCAGGTGGCGCGCTTCGACATCGTCCTCGGCCTGACCCCGACGTCCTGA
- a CDS encoding substrate-binding periplasmic protein yields MATPYRSLIGLFLACLLGAQSQAELRLLTEDAPPMSFIQDGQLTGMSVDIVEALIQRTGQAAQVDLVPWTRGYQMAQQQANTALFSTVRTPEREALFQWVGPLIRGKTRFYSLRTSGLQIDSLEQAGRSGPLAVPKHWYTHETLLARGLQNVYGVPGPKQMVTMLKHGRVKLIATEDITLRDELTTGGLTPEEVQPHMVLMQSDYYIAFSPQTDPLVVDQWQLQLEAMRQDGSLQRIVRRWLPHAEAP; encoded by the coding sequence ATGGCCACCCCGTACCGCAGCTTGATCGGCCTCTTCTTGGCCTGCCTGCTGGGCGCGCAGAGCCAGGCCGAGTTGCGCCTGCTGACCGAGGATGCGCCGCCGATGAGCTTCATCCAGGACGGCCAGCTAACCGGCATGTCGGTGGACATCGTCGAGGCCCTGATCCAGCGCACCGGCCAGGCCGCCCAGGTCGATCTGGTGCCCTGGACCCGCGGCTACCAGATGGCCCAGCAACAGGCCAATACCGCCCTCTTCTCCACCGTGCGCACCCCCGAGCGCGAGGCGCTGTTCCAGTGGGTGGGGCCGTTGATCCGCGGCAAGACCCGCTTCTACTCGCTGCGCACCAGCGGCCTGCAGATCGACAGCCTGGAGCAGGCCGGGCGGAGCGGGCCGCTGGCCGTGCCCAAGCACTGGTACACCCACGAAACCCTGCTCGCCCGGGGCCTGCAGAACGTCTACGGCGTGCCCGGCCCCAAGCAGATGGTGACCATGCTCAAGCACGGCCGGGTCAAGCTGATCGCCACCGAGGACATCACCCTGCGCGATGAGCTGACCACCGGCGGCCTGACCCCGGAAGAGGTCCAGCCGCACATGGTGCTCATGCAGTCCGACTACTACATCGCCTTCTCCCCGCAAACCGATCCGCTCGTGGTCGACCAGTGGCAGCTGCAGCTCGAGGCCATGCGCCAGGACGGCAGCCTGCAGCGCATCGTCCGGCGCTGGCTGCCCCATGCCGAAGCGCCCTGA